The following are from one region of the Salmo trutta chromosome 20, fSalTru1.1, whole genome shotgun sequence genome:
- the lss gene encoding lanosterol synthase isoform X2: protein MAFYSQLQAEDGHWAGDYGGPLFLLPGLLITCHITQIPLPEAWKKEMVRYLRSVQLADGGWGLHIEDKSTVFGTALSYTTLRILGVGPDDPDMVRARNNLHSKGGAVGIPSWGKFWLAILNVYSWEGMNTLLPEMWLFPTWFPAHPSTLWCHCRQVYLPMSYCYAVRFAAKEDPLVLSLRQELYVQDYATINWPGQRNNVAACDMYTPHSTLLTVAYMVMNVYEAHHSSSLRGRAVKELYDHIQADDRFTKCISIGPISKTINMLVRWHVDGPSSAAFQEHVSRIPDYLWLGLDGMKMQGTNGSQLWDTAFAAQAFLEAGAQDSPRLEECLKHAHQFLTITQIPDNPPEYQKYYRQMNKGGFPFSTRDCGWIVADCTAEGLKSVMLLQEHCPFISQHVPSERLCDSVNVLLSMRNKDGGFATYETKRGGRLLELLNPSEVFGDIMIDYTYVECTSAVMQALRHFQHVYPEYRTEEIRSTLREGLEYCRRVQRPDGSWEGSWGVCFTYGVWFGLEAFACMGHTYHDGGGVCEEVQSACDFLVAHQMEDGGWGEDFESCEQRRYVQSANSQIHNTCWALLGLMAARYPDAQVIERGIQLLVDKQLPNGDWPQENISGVFNKSCAISYTSYRNVFTVWTLGRFSNLYPSSPLAGKVKL from the exons ATGGCATTCTACAGCCAGCTCCAGGCAGAAGATGGCCACTGGGCAGGAGACTACGGAGGACCCCTCTTCCTGCTACCAG GTCTCCTGATCACCTGTCACATAACCCAGATCCCTCTCCCTGAGGCCTGGAAGAAGGAGATGGTGAGATACCTGCGCTCTGTCCAGCTGGCTGATGGAGGCTGGGGCCT ACACATTGAAGACAAGTCCACAGTGTTTGGCACGGCCCTCAGCTACACCACCCTGAGGATTCTGGGAGTGGGACCAGATGACCCGGATATGGTTCGGGCCAGGAACAACCTGCACAGCAAAG GAGGCGCGGTGGGCATTCCCTCCTGGGGTAAATTCTGGTTGGCCATCCTCAATGTGTACAGCTGGGAAGGAATGAACACACTCCTCCCGGAGATGTG GCTGTTCCCTACCTGGTTCCCTGCTCACCCATCCACTCTCTGGTGCCACTGTCGCCAGGTCTACCTCCCTATGAGCTACTGCTATGCTGTCAGGTTTGCTGCCAAGGAGGACCCCCTGGTGCTCAGCCTCAGACAG GAGCTGTATGTCCAGGACTATGCCACCATCAACTGGCCTGGTCAGCGGAACAATGTGGCGGCATGTGACATGTACACACCACACAGCACACTACTCACCGTGGCTTACA TGGTCATGAACGTGTATGAGGCCCACCACAGCAGCAGTCTACGAGGAAGAGCGGTCAAAGAGCTGTACGACCACATACAGGCTGACGACCGTTTCACCAAGTGCATCAGCATCGGCCCA ATCTCCAAAACGATCAACATGCTGGTGCGCTGGCACGTGGACGGACCCTCCTCCGCTGCCTTCCAGGAGCACGTGTCCAGGATCCCAGACTACCTCTG GCTGGGATTGGATGGTATGAAAATGCAG GGGACCAATGGATCACAGCTATGGGACACGGCTTTCGCAGCTCAGGCCTTCCTAGAG GCAGGGGCTCAGGACAGCCCCAGGTTAGAAGAGTGTCTTAAACACGCCCACCAGTTTCTCACCATCACACAG ATACCTGACAACCCCCCAGAATACCAGAAATACTACAGACAGATGAACAAG GGAGGGTTCCCCTTCAGCACACGGGACTGTGGCTGGATCGTGGCTGACTGCACGGCAGAGGGCCTAAAGTCAGTGATGCTTCTGCAGGAACACTGTCCCTTCATCAGTCAGCACGTCCCCTCAGAGCGCCTGTGTGACTCCGTCAATGTG TTGTTGAGCATGAGAAACAAAGATGGCGGTTTTGCCACTTATGAGACCAAGCGAGGAGGGAGACTGTTGGAGCTACTCAACCCCTCAGAGGTGTTTG gTGACATCATGATAGACTACACCTATGTGGAATGCACCTCAGCAGTCATGCAGGCTCTGAGACACTTCCAGCACGTGTACCCTGAATACCGGACAGAGGAGATAAG GTCCACTCTGAGAGAAGGATTGGAGTACTGCCGGAgggtgcagaggcctgatgggtCATGGGAAGG ATCCTGGGGAGTGTGCTTCACCTATGGGGTCTGGTTCGGCTTGGAGGCCTTTGCCTGCATGGGTCACACCTACCATGATGG cGGTGGTGTGTGTGAGGAGGTGCAGAGTGCCTGTGACTTCCTGGTGGCCCACCAGATGGAGGATGGGGGCTGGGGTGAGGACTTTGAGTCCTGTGAGCAGCGTCGCTACGTGCAGAGTGCTAACTCCCAGATCCACAACACCTGCTGGGCCCTGCTGGGCCTCATGGCTGCCAG GTACCCAGATGCACAGGTGATTGAGAGAGGAATACAGCTGTTGGTTGATAAGCAGCTGCCCAATGGAGACTGGCCACAG GAAAACATCTCGGGAGTGTTCAATAAGAGCTGTGCCATCAGCTACACTTCCTACAGGAACGTCTTCACCGTGTGGACGCTGGGACGCTTCTCTAACCTCTACCCCTCCAGCCCTCTGGCCGGGAAGGTGAAGCTGTGA
- the lss gene encoding lanosterol synthase isoform X1 yields MMTEGTCLRRRGGPYKTEPATDLTRWRLSNIEGRQTWRYVEDQDTSDREQTMLEAHSLGLDTSKFIPGSPSAHTAVESALKGMAFYSQLQAEDGHWAGDYGGPLFLLPGLLITCHITQIPLPEAWKKEMVRYLRSVQLADGGWGLHIEDKSTVFGTALSYTTLRILGVGPDDPDMVRARNNLHSKGGAVGIPSWGKFWLAILNVYSWEGMNTLLPEMWLFPTWFPAHPSTLWCHCRQVYLPMSYCYAVRFAAKEDPLVLSLRQELYVQDYATINWPGQRNNVAACDMYTPHSTLLTVAYMVMNVYEAHHSSSLRGRAVKELYDHIQADDRFTKCISIGPISKTINMLVRWHVDGPSSAAFQEHVSRIPDYLWLGLDGMKMQGTNGSQLWDTAFAAQAFLEAGAQDSPRLEECLKHAHQFLTITQIPDNPPEYQKYYRQMNKGGFPFSTRDCGWIVADCTAEGLKSVMLLQEHCPFISQHVPSERLCDSVNVLLSMRNKDGGFATYETKRGGRLLELLNPSEVFGDIMIDYTYVECTSAVMQALRHFQHVYPEYRTEEIRSTLREGLEYCRRVQRPDGSWEGSWGVCFTYGVWFGLEAFACMGHTYHDGGGVCEEVQSACDFLVAHQMEDGGWGEDFESCEQRRYVQSANSQIHNTCWALLGLMAARYPDAQVIERGIQLLVDKQLPNGDWPQENISGVFNKSCAISYTSYRNVFTVWTLGRFSNLYPSSPLAGKVKL; encoded by the exons ATGATGACCGAGGGAAC ATGCCTTCGTAGGAGGGGGGGACCGTACAAGACGGAGCCAGCGACCGACCTGACCCGCTGGAGGCTGAGTAACATAGAGGGCAGGCAGACATGGCGCTATGTAGAGGATCAAGACACATCAGACAGGGAGCAGACTATGCTTGAAGCCCATTCACTTGGTTTGGATACG AGTAAATTCATCCCTGGCTCTCCCTCAGCCCACACTGCAGTGGAGTCAGCCCTGAAGGGCATGGCATTCTACAGCCAGCTCCAGGCAGAAGATGGCCACTGGGCAGGAGACTACGGAGGACCCCTCTTCCTGCTACCAG GTCTCCTGATCACCTGTCACATAACCCAGATCCCTCTCCCTGAGGCCTGGAAGAAGGAGATGGTGAGATACCTGCGCTCTGTCCAGCTGGCTGATGGAGGCTGGGGCCT ACACATTGAAGACAAGTCCACAGTGTTTGGCACGGCCCTCAGCTACACCACCCTGAGGATTCTGGGAGTGGGACCAGATGACCCGGATATGGTTCGGGCCAGGAACAACCTGCACAGCAAAG GAGGCGCGGTGGGCATTCCCTCCTGGGGTAAATTCTGGTTGGCCATCCTCAATGTGTACAGCTGGGAAGGAATGAACACACTCCTCCCGGAGATGTG GCTGTTCCCTACCTGGTTCCCTGCTCACCCATCCACTCTCTGGTGCCACTGTCGCCAGGTCTACCTCCCTATGAGCTACTGCTATGCTGTCAGGTTTGCTGCCAAGGAGGACCCCCTGGTGCTCAGCCTCAGACAG GAGCTGTATGTCCAGGACTATGCCACCATCAACTGGCCTGGTCAGCGGAACAATGTGGCGGCATGTGACATGTACACACCACACAGCACACTACTCACCGTGGCTTACA TGGTCATGAACGTGTATGAGGCCCACCACAGCAGCAGTCTACGAGGAAGAGCGGTCAAAGAGCTGTACGACCACATACAGGCTGACGACCGTTTCACCAAGTGCATCAGCATCGGCCCA ATCTCCAAAACGATCAACATGCTGGTGCGCTGGCACGTGGACGGACCCTCCTCCGCTGCCTTCCAGGAGCACGTGTCCAGGATCCCAGACTACCTCTG GCTGGGATTGGATGGTATGAAAATGCAG GGGACCAATGGATCACAGCTATGGGACACGGCTTTCGCAGCTCAGGCCTTCCTAGAG GCAGGGGCTCAGGACAGCCCCAGGTTAGAAGAGTGTCTTAAACACGCCCACCAGTTTCTCACCATCACACAG ATACCTGACAACCCCCCAGAATACCAGAAATACTACAGACAGATGAACAAG GGAGGGTTCCCCTTCAGCACACGGGACTGTGGCTGGATCGTGGCTGACTGCACGGCAGAGGGCCTAAAGTCAGTGATGCTTCTGCAGGAACACTGTCCCTTCATCAGTCAGCACGTCCCCTCAGAGCGCCTGTGTGACTCCGTCAATGTG TTGTTGAGCATGAGAAACAAAGATGGCGGTTTTGCCACTTATGAGACCAAGCGAGGAGGGAGACTGTTGGAGCTACTCAACCCCTCAGAGGTGTTTG gTGACATCATGATAGACTACACCTATGTGGAATGCACCTCAGCAGTCATGCAGGCTCTGAGACACTTCCAGCACGTGTACCCTGAATACCGGACAGAGGAGATAAG GTCCACTCTGAGAGAAGGATTGGAGTACTGCCGGAgggtgcagaggcctgatgggtCATGGGAAGG ATCCTGGGGAGTGTGCTTCACCTATGGGGTCTGGTTCGGCTTGGAGGCCTTTGCCTGCATGGGTCACACCTACCATGATGG cGGTGGTGTGTGTGAGGAGGTGCAGAGTGCCTGTGACTTCCTGGTGGCCCACCAGATGGAGGATGGGGGCTGGGGTGAGGACTTTGAGTCCTGTGAGCAGCGTCGCTACGTGCAGAGTGCTAACTCCCAGATCCACAACACCTGCTGGGCCCTGCTGGGCCTCATGGCTGCCAG GTACCCAGATGCACAGGTGATTGAGAGAGGAATACAGCTGTTGGTTGATAAGCAGCTGCCCAATGGAGACTGGCCACAG GAAAACATCTCGGGAGTGTTCAATAAGAGCTGTGCCATCAGCTACACTTCCTACAGGAACGTCTTCACCGTGTGGACGCTGGGACGCTTCTCTAACCTCTACCCCTCCAGCCCTCTGGCCGGGAAGGTGAAGCTGTGA